One Nostoc sp. CENA543 genomic window, AAATGAATCCTAGTTGAAATTTTTGCTCAAATTCAGCTTCATCTGCAACAGATGGGAACACTAAATCTTGAGATCAATGCACCTCTTTGTCTACATTCTCAAGATTCAACTGATTATCATGCCAACTTTGCGTCCACAAGATACAGATATTACATCACCAGCACAACAATTTCACCAAGAAAATATTGACCTGAAATTAATTGTAGAAGGAATTGCTGCTCAAGTTGGGGAAGCATTCTTTCAAGCTTGCGCTCATTATTTGGCAGAGGTACTCCAAATACAGTATGCCTTGATTGCAGAATTTGTGGATTATGAGCAACCACGCGCTAGAGTGTTGGCATTTTGGGCAGGAGAAGACTTTGGCCCCAATTTTGAATACGATCTGGCTGGAACTCCTTGCGGTGTTCTTTATCAAGAAGGTCTTCAGATTTACCCTCAGTGTATCCAACAAAAATTTCCTGAAGACTTAGATTTAGTGACTTTGTGTGCAGAAAGTTATTTGGGAGTACCAATTTTAGATCCTCAAGGTAAACCTTTGGGACATATAGCTGGCTTGCACACCAAACCATTAGAACGTACTTACGAAGAACAAGAATCTATATTAAAAATTTTTGCTGCTCGTTCAGCCGCAGAAATTGAGCGTCTGTTAGCTGAAAAGGCTCTAAAACAACAAAACATTTACCTGGAAAAAACTCTTAAACAGTTACGAACAACCCAAGCTCAACTGATTCAAGCAGAAAGAATGTCTAGTTTGGGTAATTTGGTTGCAGGTATTGCTCACGAAATCAATAATCCCATTGGGTTCATTTATAGCAATATTACCCATACTAAAGAATCTCTCAATGTTCTTTTGGAACTGATTGCAGCTTATCAAGCAGAATACCCCCATCCTTCTGATTCACTCCAGGAAAAAATTGCAGAAGCTGACCTAGAATTCTTACAAAAAGATGCTGCAAAAATGCTGAATTCTATGGCGGCGGGAAGTGAGAGAATTCGGGATATTGTCCTCAGTTTACGCAATTTTTCTCGTTTGGATGAAGCGAATAAAAAACCTGTAGACTTGCAAGAAGGCATCGACAATACTTTGCTAATTCTACAGCATCGCTTACAGGGAAATGAGACATTACTTGAAATCCAAGTGATGAAAGATTATCAACCACTACCTCAAGTTAACTGCTATGCTAGTCAACTCAATCAGGTATTCATGAACATTTTAAATAATGCCATTGATGCCTTGAGGTCTGATAATAATCAAACTTTGCAACCAGTTATTACCATAAAAACAGAAGTTGTTACTGCAAAAGATGCCGTCAGAATTTCCATTATTGATAATGGTATGGGCATAGATGAGGTAACTTTGTCTCAAATTTTTGATCCTTTCTTCACCACTAAACCCGTCGGTTCTGGTACTGGTTTAGGACTGTCTATCAGTTATCAAATTGTAGTGGAACAACATGGAGGGAAGTTAAATTGTATTTCTGCTCTAGGAAAAGGTGCGATTTTTCAGATAGAAATCCCTCTTTTAGTATGAATTATCCCCAATAAAGCTACACCTAGATAGTAGGGGCAGGGGAAGAATTATCTGGATTTAGAGAAACATAAAAAAAATCAGATGGGTATTACCCACCTGATTTAATTACCTGTCAATTTAAAGGAAAAATCCACAAGCGAAATTGCTAATCATTCCCATTCAATAGTTCCAGGTGGCTTAGAGGTGATATCAAACACCACACGATTCACACCTTTGACTTCATTGACAATGCGGTTAGAAATGACTTCCAGCACATCGTAAGGCACACGCGCCCAATCTGCTGTCATGCCGTCTTCACTCTTGACAATCCGTAGCACAATGGGGTAAGCATAGGTGCGTTGATCACCCATGACACCGACACTGCGAATAGGTAACAAGACTGCAAAGGCTTGCCAGTATTCATGGTACAAGCCGCGTTGATTAATTTCTTGGCGGACAATCAAGTCAGCATCCCGCAGAATATTCAAACGTTCGGCTGTGACTTCACCCAAAATGCGAATTGCTAAACCAGGGCCGGGGAAAGGTTGGCGTTGAACAATTTCTTCTGGTAAACCGATGGAACGGCCGACTTTACGGACTTCATCTTTAAATAGTTTCCGCAGAGGTTCGACTAACTTGAACCGTAAATCTTTGGGTAAACCACCGACGTTATGATGGCTCTTGATTTTCACTGCTACCCGTTCGCCAGTATTAGGGTCAACGTTGGTATCAGCAGATTCAATTACGTCTGGATAAAGAGTTCCCTGTGCAAGATAGTCGAAGGGGCCAAGGCGTTTGGATGTTTCTTCAAATGTCCGAATAAATTCGTGACCGATGCGACGGCGTTTTTCTTCTGGGTCTGTCA contains:
- a CDS encoding sensor histidine kinase is translated as MHLFVYILKIQLIIMPTLRPQDTDITSPAQQFHQENIDLKLIVEGIAAQVGEAFFQACAHYLAEVLQIQYALIAEFVDYEQPRARVLAFWAGEDFGPNFEYDLAGTPCGVLYQEGLQIYPQCIQQKFPEDLDLVTLCAESYLGVPILDPQGKPLGHIAGLHTKPLERTYEEQESILKIFAARSAAEIERLLAEKALKQQNIYLEKTLKQLRTTQAQLIQAERMSSLGNLVAGIAHEINNPIGFIYSNITHTKESLNVLLELIAAYQAEYPHPSDSLQEKIAEADLEFLQKDAAKMLNSMAAGSERIRDIVLSLRNFSRLDEANKKPVDLQEGIDNTLLILQHRLQGNETLLEIQVMKDYQPLPQVNCYASQLNQVFMNILNNAIDALRSDNNQTLQPVITIKTEVVTAKDAVRISIIDNGMGIDEVTLSQIFDPFFTTKPVGSGTGLGLSISYQIVVEQHGGKLNCISALGKGAIFQIEIPLLV